A single window of Oreochromis aureus strain Israel breed Guangdong linkage group 7, ZZ_aureus, whole genome shotgun sequence DNA harbors:
- the lysmd4 gene encoding lysM and putative peptidoglycan-binding domain-containing protein 4, whose amino-acid sequence MWRGENGPRAFQAPVDVHASADGQVYMFRRKTNECATSSDDEELCVMELGPRAFQDQKEDRLKNVQLLEREVLADDNLSKLALQYGCKVADIKRVNNLMQEQDLFALKSIKIPVQKHSFLTETFSNPSDPQEEMPHASQTPVEPQNKARAQPHIQEASDFLMEVDNDINKLIQTTTYQDEDFLDNSQKQQNFGFKGQRRTSYGADWGINWWNAVVAMVLIGIVLPLFYVIYIKTKGGGSGALHSNNTSDASSMSLSTKGHKDFHEPG is encoded by the exons ATGTGGCGGGGGGAGAATGGTCCTCGGGCTTTCCAGGCCCCGGTGGATGTTCACGCCAGTGCAGATGGCCAGGTCTATATGTTCAGGAGGAAAACAAATGAATGTGCTACATCTTCAGACGATGAGGAACTCTGTGTCATGGAGTTGGGACCACGGGCTTTCCAGGACCAGAAGGAGGACAGACTGAAAAATGTCCAGCTGCTGGAGCGGGAAGTGTTAGCTGATGATAATCTCAGCAAGCTTGCACTGCAATATGGCTGCAAG GTAGCTGATATAAAGCGGGTGAACAACCTAATGCAGGAACAAGATCTATTTGCACTGAAATCCATTAAAATACCAGTTCAGAAACACAGCTTCTTAACTGAGACTTTCTCAAACCCGAGTGATCCTCAAGAAGAAATGCCCCATGCTTCTCAAACACCAGTGGAGCCTCAGAACAAAGCAAGAGCCCAGCCTCATATACAAGAGGCATCAGACTTTCTCATGGAGGTTGACAATGATATAAACAAACTAATTCAAACCACAACTTATCAAGATGAGGATTTTTTGGATAACTCGCAGAAACAACAGAATTTTGGGTTCAAAGGACAGCGTCGGACCAGTTATGGTGCTGACTGGGGAATCAACTGGTGGAACGCTGTAGTTGCCATGGTCCTGATAGGCATCGTCCTTCCATTATTTTACGTAATTTATATTAAAACGAAAGGTGGCGGAAGTGGTGCTCTGCATTCAAACAACACATCAGATGCCTCAAGTATGAGCCTCAGTACGAAAGGGCATAAGGATTTTCACGAACCAGGATAG